One Dictyostelium discoideum AX4 chromosome 3 chromosome, whole genome shotgun sequence genomic region harbors:
- the prosc gene encoding alanine racemase N-terminal domain-containing protein (proline synthetase co-transcribed bacterial homolog protein): protein MMDENDVKELISSYKNIKDRVEIISNKFDRHNVKLVAVSKTKPTEMIRILYDKGHRHFGENYIQELVSKSEELSELNEIKWHFIGSIQSNKSKILTSVKNLYVVETVENKKILDKLAKSLLNNEENNNNNNNNNNKKLNIMIQVNTSGEESKSGCKPEECLDLVKHCLEDNNCKNSLNFLGLMTIGNPNATPDQPDFKCLVDCKNNISKQLNIPLDSIELSMGMSHDFEPAIEFGSTSVRVGSAIFGERDYSNKK, encoded by the exons atgatgGATGAAAATGATGTTAAAGAATTAATCTCAAGCTACAAGAATATAAAGGATAGAGTAGAAATTATctcaaataaatttgatagaCATAATGTTAAATTAGTTGCAGTAAGTAAAACAAAACCAACTGAAATGATTAGAATATTATATGATAAAGGTCATAGACATTTTGGTGAAAATTAT attcaAGAATTAGTTTCAAAATCTGAAGAATTATcagaattaaatgaaattaaatggCATTTCATTGGAAGTattcaatcaaataaatcaaaaatattaacATCAGTAAAGAATTTATATGTTGTTGAAActgttgaaaataaaaagattttagataaattagcgaaatcattattaaataatgaagaaaataataataacaataacaataataataataaaaaattaaatattatgatTCAAGTTAATACAAGTGGCGAAGAATCAAAGAGTGGTTGTAAACCAGAGGAATGTTTAGATTTAGTTAAACATTGTTTAGAGGATAACAATTgtaaaaattcattaaacTTTTTAGGTTTAATGACAATTGGTAATCCAAATGCCACACCTGATCAACCAGATTTTAAATGTTTAGTagattgtaaaaataatatttcaaaacaattaaatatacCATTGGATTCAATAGAATTATCAATGGGAATGAGTCACGATTTTGAACCTGCt ATTGAATTTGGTTCAACAAGCGTTCGTGTTGGTAGTGCCATATTTGGTGAAAGAGactattcaaataaaaaataa
- the nedd8 gene encoding ubiquitin-like protein Nedd8 — MLIKVKTLTGKEIEIDIDPTDKIQRIKERVEEKEGIPPSQQRLIFGGKQMGDDKPASEYSIEGGSVLHLVLALRGGL, encoded by the exons ATGTTAATTAAAGTAAAAACTTTAACCggtaaagaaattgaaatcgATATCGATCCAACAGATAAG attCAACGTATTAAAGAAAGAgttgaagaaaaagaaggtATCCCACCATCACAACAAAGACTTATTTTTGGTGGTAAACAAAT GGGTGACGACAAGCCTGCTTCAGAATATTCAATTGAAGGTGGTTCAGTTCTTCATTTAGTTTTGGCTTTACGTGGTGGTCTTTAA
- the dymB gene encoding dynamin B — MLSSTAILKASGDVAINYQQYIYPIIINKLSTLNYTIKNKKYYSQYKYSIQFQNEFQKNLKIYNNSNNNNNNNNNNKINKNNNNNNNNISKFFIQNNNIDKKVLRHFYSSTKLNYAKQQQQLFKNNETFNETVGASLLPIINKLQENAALIGSEITLPQIIVVGSQSSGKSSVLENLVGRDFLPRGSGLVTRRPLVLQLYQTTTTSRNNVNENEDEDEDDNYYDNDNDDNSLEEWGEFGHTGTNRFNFQEIKEEIERETERIAGPNKDISSEPIVLKIYSPKVVPLTLVDLPGLTRVAIEDQPPDIEEKIKSMIIDYISNPNSIILAITPANQDIVTSDALKLAQQVDPLGKRTIGVLTKLDLMDKGTDAIDILLGNSIPLSLGFVGVVNRSQQDINNRKPIEQMLADEWKWFDQHPVYHRITNQLGTKYLAQKCNKILTKHIRDTFPSVKNQIRQLIKKYESDLEKYGEPIPLRSAEKSRLLLDILNEFSRKYRADLDGTNEELILNEFNGGARIRYIFSKAFQSTTAAAATTSTDNSGGGEPFGWLSDQQLKIALRNSGSTMFIPQKIFDSLIRKQLERVREPLIQTSEIILDELIRILTQADYSHVLSRFPILKERIVEVSNNALRKLVKECNQSISQMVDAEMSFINTNHPNYLYQLNNLLFSSSSSSFVVPQGAFQSTSSTSSSPTSSSSSLPLPQNSNPYNDALNPYNIDRSYPIDNQIKQQQQQQQQQQQQSYQQQQQQQQKQQSGFLSRIFGSSSSPPSPPSPPQPKQQQSHEIQIQQQQQQQQQQHLKKQNLIFDDKFKLEQYGLNDITEDEKKQIYLLRRLLLAYNDIAQFNLQQNTMKLVSLLLIDKSKDILQKELIDSLYDQSSVDQLLRENELVVAKRNECIYKLDLLKKAKKSLSQSENSDLLHLY, encoded by the coding sequence atGTTGAGTTCAACAGCAATATTAAAGGCATCAGGTGATGTCGCAATTAATTATCAACAATATATTTATCCGATTATaatcaataaattatcaactttaaattatactattaaaaataaaaaatattactcACAATATAAATACTCTATACAATTCCAAAatgaatttcaaaaaaatttaaaaatctataataatagtaataataataataataataataataataataaaattaataaaaataataataataataataataatattagtaaatttttcattcaaaataataatattgataaaaaagttttgagACATTTCTATTCAAgtacaaaattaaattatgctaaacaacaacaacaattatttaaaaataatgaaacttTTAATGAAACAGTTGGAGCATCACTTTTaccaattataaataaattacaagAGAATGCAGCATTAATTGGGTCAGAGATTACTCTACCACAAATTATAGTTGTTGGATCACAATCATCTGGTAAAAGTTCAGTTTTAGAGAATTTGGTCGGTCGTGATTTCTTACCAAGAGGTAGTGGTTTAGTAACAAGAAGACCATTGGTATTACAATTATATcaaactactactactagtagaaataatgtaaatgaaaatgaagatgaagatgaagatgataattattatgataatgataatgatgataatagttTAGAGGAATGGGGAGAATTTGGACATACAGGAACaaatagatttaattttcaagAGATAAAAGAAGAGATTGAGAGAGAGACAGAGAGAATTGCAGGACCAAATAAAGATATATCATCAGAACCCAtagttttaaagatttattcaCCAAAGGTTGTACCATTGACATTGGTAGATTTACCAGGTTTAACACGTGTTGCAATTGAGGATCAACCACCTGACATTGAGGAAAAGATTAAATCAATGATTATCGATTATATAAGTAAcccaaattcaataattttagcGATTACACCCGCCAATCAGGATATAGTTACATCGGATGCATTAAAGTTAGCCCAACAAGTTGATCCATTAGGTAAACGTACCATTGGTGTATTGACAAAATTAGATCTAATGGATAAGGGTACCGATGCAATCGATATTCTATTAGGTAATTCAATACCATTGAGTTTGGGTTTCGTCGGTGTTGTAAATAGGTCACAACAAGATATAAACAATAGGAAACCAATCGAACAAATGTTGGCTGACGAATGGAAATGGTTTGATCAACATCCAGTTTATCATAGAATTACCAATCAATTGGGTACTAAATATTTGGCTCAGAAATGTAATAAAATCTTAACTAAACATATTCGTGACACTTTTCCATCAGTGAAGAATCAAATTagacaattaattaaaaagtatGAATCAGATTTAGAGAAATATGGTGAACCAATACCACTTAGATCTGCTGAGAAATCAAGATTACTCTTAGATATTCTAAATGAATTCTCAAGAAAATACAGAGCTGATTTAGATGGCACTAatgaagaattaattttaaatgaatttaatggtGGTGCTCGTATAAGATACATATTTTCAAAAGCTTTTCAATCGacaacagcagcagcagcaacaacatcaactgataatagtggtggtggtgagcCTTTTGGTTGGTTATCagatcaacaattaaaaattgcaCTTAGAAATTCAGGATCAACAATGTTTATACctcaaaaaatatttgattcACTCATTCGTAAACAATTGGAAAGAGTTAGAGAACCATTAATTCAAACATCTGAAATCATTTTAGATGAATTGATAAGAATTTTAACTCAAGCTGATTATTCTCATGTTTTATCAAGATtcccaattttaaaagaacGTATTGTTGAAGTTTCAAATAATGCACTTAGAAAATTAGTTAAAGAATGTAATCAATCAATCTCTCAAATGGTTGATGCTGAAATGtcttttattaatactaatCATCCAAATTATCTttaccaattaaataatttattattttcttcatcttcatcctcTTTTGTGGTACCACAAGGTGCTTTtcaatcaacatcatcaacatcatcatcaccaacatcatcatcatcatcattacctTTACCACAAAATTCTAATCCTTATAACGATGCTTTAAATCCTTATAATATTGATCGTTCTTATCCAATtgataatcaaattaaacagcagcaacaacaacaacaacaacaacaacaacaatcatatcaacaacaacaacaacaacaacaaaagcAACAATCAGGTTTCTTATCAAGAATATTTGgttcatcatcttcaccaccatcaccaccatcaccaccacaaccaaaacaacaacaatcacatgaaattcaaattcagcagcaacaacaacaacaacaacaacaacatttaaaaaaacaaaatttaatatttgatgataaattcaaattagaACAATATGGACTTAATGATATAACAGAAGatgaaaagaaacaaatttatttacttagaagattattattagctTATAATGATATAGCTCAATTTAATCTTCAACAAAATACTATGAAATtagtatcattattattaattgataaatcaaagGATATCcttcaaaaagaattaatagaTTCATTGTACGATCAATCCTCTGTTGATCAATTACTCAGAGAGAACGAATTAGTAGTTGCCAAGAGAAACGAatgtatttataaattggatTTATTAAAGAAAGCAAAGAAATCTTTATCTCAATCTGAAAATAGTGATTTACTTCATTTGTATTAA